Proteins co-encoded in one Flavivirga eckloniae genomic window:
- a CDS encoding transketolase family protein gives MNKKIDQQAADNIRALAVAMVEKANSGHPGGPMGGADFMHILYSEFFNYDPSDMAWPFRDRFFMDAGHLSTLMYAQYYLLGNYEKKDIENFRQWGSITPGHPEVDVARGIENTSGPLGQGHTMGVGAAIAAKFLEARFGDWMNHKIYGFISDGGIQEEISQGAGRIAGHLGLSNFIMFFDSNDIQLSTSTDEVTTEDTAMKYEAWGWKVVTIDGHNHDEIRKALTDANNETEKPTLIIGKTIMGKGCVAADGSMFEGYCELHGQPIGHTGADYTKTLINLGANPEAPFDKYDDVSAFYDTLLKEKTAKAAEKKAEIETWKQANKELSDKLDYFLSGELPELDFESIEHKAGLATRAASSNVLAYLAEHVENMIVSSADLSNSDKTDGFLKKTQALQKGDFSGSFLQAGVAELTMACIANGIALHGGIIPVVATFFVFSDYMKPAIRLSGIQELGVKYVWTHDAFRVGEDGPTHQPIEQEAQIRLLEKLKNHKGKNSFLALRPADSAETAVAWKMALENKDTPSGLILSRQGIKDVPANGASRYQEALAAEKGGYLVKEVENPDVVLVANGSEVSTLIEAAKLLEEKENIKANIASIISEGVFRLQPKSYQESVIPKNKPLYGLTAGLPINLEGLVGENGKVFGVDHFGYSAPAGVLDDKFGFTGEKVCQNVIEYLNEASVAKV, from the coding sequence ATGAACAAGAAAATTGATCAGCAGGCGGCAGATAATATAAGAGCATTAGCTGTAGCTATGGTAGAAAAAGCAAATTCAGGCCATCCGGGAGGACCTATGGGAGGCGCAGATTTTATGCATATTTTATACTCTGAGTTCTTCAATTACGATCCGTCAGATATGGCATGGCCGTTTAGAGATCGTTTTTTTATGGATGCTGGGCATTTATCTACGTTAATGTATGCACAGTATTACCTTTTAGGAAATTATGAGAAAAAAGATATTGAAAATTTCAGACAATGGGGTTCCATTACGCCAGGGCACCCAGAAGTTGATGTTGCCAGAGGTATAGAAAATACTTCAGGGCCTTTAGGTCAAGGGCACACTATGGGAGTAGGAGCAGCAATTGCGGCGAAATTTTTAGAAGCCAGATTTGGAGATTGGATGAACCATAAAATCTATGGGTTTATTTCAGATGGAGGTATACAAGAAGAAATCTCTCAAGGAGCAGGTAGAATTGCAGGTCATTTAGGATTAAGTAACTTTATAATGTTCTTCGATTCTAACGATATTCAGTTATCCACATCAACAGATGAGGTAACTACAGAAGATACAGCCATGAAATATGAAGCATGGGGTTGGAAAGTTGTTACTATCGATGGCCATAACCACGATGAAATTAGAAAAGCATTAACCGATGCTAATAACGAAACAGAAAAACCAACGCTAATAATAGGTAAAACTATTATGGGTAAAGGTTGTGTAGCAGCAGACGGAAGTATGTTTGAAGGATACTGTGAACTACACGGACAACCTATCGGACACACCGGAGCAGATTACACAAAAACCTTAATAAACTTAGGTGCAAATCCAGAGGCTCCTTTTGATAAGTATGATGATGTAAGTGCTTTTTACGACACGTTATTAAAAGAAAAAACAGCTAAAGCAGCTGAAAAGAAAGCAGAGATTGAAACTTGGAAACAAGCTAATAAAGAACTTTCAGACAAGTTAGACTACTTCTTATCTGGTGAATTGCCAGAATTAGATTTTGAATCTATCGAGCATAAAGCAGGATTAGCAACCAGAGCTGCATCTTCTAATGTACTTGCGTATTTAGCAGAGCATGTAGAAAACATGATCGTATCGTCTGCAGATTTATCTAATAGTGATAAAACAGATGGTTTCTTAAAGAAAACACAAGCCTTACAAAAAGGAGATTTTAGTGGTTCATTTTTACAAGCCGGTGTTGCAGAGTTAACTATGGCATGTATTGCAAATGGTATCGCACTACACGGAGGAATTATTCCTGTAGTAGCAACATTCTTTGTGTTTTCAGATTATATGAAACCAGCAATTCGTTTAAGCGGTATTCAAGAATTAGGTGTGAAATATGTTTGGACGCATGATGCTTTCCGTGTTGGAGAAGATGGTCCTACACACCAACCAATCGAGCAAGAAGCACAAATAAGATTATTAGAAAAGCTTAAAAACCATAAAGGAAAGAATAGTTTCTTGGCGTTACGTCCGGCAGATTCAGCAGAAACTGCTGTAGCATGGAAAATGGCCTTAGAAAATAAAGATACACCATCTGGTTTAATACTGTCTAGACAAGGTATTAAAGATGTTCCAGCTAATGGAGCGTCGAGATATCAAGAAGCCTTAGCAGCAGAAAAAGGCGGGTATTTAGTAAAAGAAGTTGAGAATCCAGATGTGGTTTTAGTAGCTAACGGATCTGAAGTTTCAACCTTGATTGAGGCAGCAAAATTACTTGAAGAAAAAGAAAATATTAAAGCAAATATAGCTTCAATAATTTCGGAAGGTGTATTTAGATTGCAACCTAAATCATATCAAGAAAGTGTTATTCCAAAAAACAAACCGTTATATGGTTTAACGGCCGGTTTACCAATAAACTTAGAAGGTCTTGTAGGAGAAAATGGTAAAGTATTTGGCGTAGATCATTTTGGTTATTCAGCACCAGCAGGTGTTTTAGATGATAAATTTGGTTTTACAGGAGAAAAAGTATGCCAAAATGTAATTGAATATTTAAACGAAGCATCTGTAGCTAAAGTTTAA
- the fsa gene encoding fructose-6-phosphate aldolase: protein MKFFIDTANLEDIAEAQALGVLDGVTTNPSLMAKEGITGAENILAHYQKICDLVDGDVSAEVISTDFEGMVEEGEKLAALHPQIVVKLPLIADGIKACKYFSDKGIRTNVTLVFSAGQALLAAKAGATYVSPFLGRLDDISTDGLHLIAEIRQIYDNYGFDTQILAASIRHTMHVIDCAKIGSDVMTGPLSSIKGLLKHPLTDIGLAKFLEDYKKGNQ from the coding sequence ATGAAATTTTTTATAGATACAGCTAACCTAGAAGATATTGCAGAAGCACAAGCTTTAGGAGTTTTAGATGGTGTTACAACAAACCCATCATTAATGGCAAAAGAAGGCATTACTGGTGCTGAAAATATTTTAGCACATTATCAAAAAATCTGTGATTTAGTAGATGGTGATGTTAGTGCTGAAGTAATATCTACCGATTTTGAAGGTATGGTAGAAGAAGGAGAAAAATTAGCCGCTTTGCACCCACAAATTGTTGTGAAATTACCTCTAATTGCAGATGGTATTAAGGCTTGTAAATATTTTTCAGATAAGGGAATAAGAACCAATGTAACCTTAGTGTTTTCTGCAGGACAGGCTTTGTTAGCAGCTAAAGCAGGAGCGACTTACGTATCACCATTTTTAGGAAGATTGGATGATATTTCTACAGATGGTTTACATTTAATTGCCGAAATAAGACAGATTTACGATAACTACGGTTTTGATACTCAAATACTAGCAGCATCGATTCGTCATACAATGCACGTAATAGATTGTGCTAAAATTGGATCTGATGTTATGACGGGACCATTATCATCAATTAAAGGGTTGCTTAAACACCCATTAACAGATATTGGTTTAGCTAAATTTTTAGAAGACTATAAGAAAGGAAATCAGTAA
- a CDS encoding GAF domain-containing protein encodes MDINDNIESPLELSVSFNILLRHYEALAKSDDEFVAAKAKRILDTARAYPELEKGFSDFSMLKEREKEIAIILEDSFSPVLTNNEIKTASVPFHNLIFNSSERFKSIIKTAGDDFEIQIKNMPKDDTYIIACTIILNFCYGYNLNFKRPFYYEIPDANGILRYYKILYNADFCEIVPTKKAKKITKEDYDELLDNFENIELWKKKFPPNSYIFKGFVISNIFDVTDDQSISNIKSNLIGEDKRNDESFMEEFHEVFRSLLGINDIKVGFSIYNEEEQTFERVYGVGMDSYLINNKESTDCKGALCGWSYDRLLNENKYFSVSDVEKTYKLSKGCAPHIKALHEQGIKSAIFAPIANEKGLMGILEIVSNKPQVLNSINANKLIDVMPFIVSAVERSKSEEENLIEAIIQKECTSIHPSVHWRFEKEAKNYIKSEMNGEQAIFKKVAFENVYPLYGQIDIKRSSEARNLATQQDLTLQLKAIKKIFKNALEIEGLPIYEQFIYQTGNYLKAIENNFQVDSEQQISEFFKQDIEPILKHLYSVDELKGQIDAYFESIDDKVNMLYRHRKEYDDTIALINKEMAALLDTKQVEAQLMYPHYFERYKTDGVEHNMYVGESITKEDSFNLIYLYNLRLWQLQVMCEMENSYYQMQSKFPVSLDVASMILVFNQPLTISFRMDEKQFDVDGTYNARYEIVKKRVDKAYIKGTTERVTQKGKISIVYSQKQDEREYLRYIRFLQSKHYLDTDIEIVELQDLQAVTGLKAIRVSVLYHKNEDDKAFYTYDDLMKEIKA; translated from the coding sequence ATGGATATTAACGATAATATCGAATCGCCTTTAGAATTAAGCGTGAGTTTTAATATACTGCTCAGGCATTACGAAGCTTTGGCTAAAAGTGATGATGAATTTGTTGCAGCAAAAGCCAAACGTATCTTGGATACTGCTCGTGCATATCCTGAATTAGAAAAAGGATTTAGCGATTTTTCCATGTTAAAAGAAAGGGAAAAAGAAATAGCTATTATTCTAGAAGATTCATTTAGCCCGGTTTTAACCAATAATGAAATAAAAACAGCATCAGTTCCTTTCCATAATTTAATTTTTAATTCCTCCGAGCGGTTTAAAAGTATTATAAAAACAGCTGGCGACGATTTTGAGATTCAAATAAAAAACATGCCAAAGGATGATACATACATTATTGCATGTACCATTATTTTGAACTTTTGTTATGGTTATAATTTAAATTTTAAAAGACCGTTTTATTACGAAATACCAGATGCTAACGGAATTCTTCGATATTACAAAATACTGTACAATGCAGATTTTTGTGAAATCGTTCCAACAAAAAAAGCCAAAAAAATCACCAAGGAAGATTATGACGAATTATTAGATAATTTTGAAAACATAGAACTTTGGAAGAAGAAGTTTCCGCCAAATAGTTATATATTCAAAGGATTCGTTATCTCAAATATTTTTGATGTTACCGACGATCAATCCATTTCCAATATAAAATCTAATCTCATTGGGGAAGATAAGCGGAATGATGAAAGTTTTATGGAAGAGTTTCATGAAGTTTTCAGATCCCTTTTAGGGATAAATGATATAAAAGTTGGTTTTTCAATCTATAATGAAGAAGAGCAAACATTCGAACGTGTTTATGGTGTGGGTATGGATAGTTATTTAATAAATAATAAGGAGAGTACAGATTGTAAAGGTGCTTTATGTGGTTGGTCTTACGATAGGTTGTTAAATGAAAATAAATACTTTTCGGTGTCCGATGTAGAAAAAACATATAAACTATCTAAAGGATGTGCACCGCATATTAAAGCATTACACGAACAAGGTATAAAAAGTGCCATTTTTGCGCCCATAGCAAACGAAAAAGGATTAATGGGGATATTAGAAATAGTATCTAATAAACCACAGGTACTTAATAGTATAAACGCCAATAAACTTATAGACGTTATGCCGTTTATAGTATCGGCAGTAGAGCGATCTAAAAGTGAAGAGGAAAATTTAATAGAGGCGATTATTCAAAAAGAATGTACCTCAATTCATCCTAGTGTACATTGGCGATTTGAAAAAGAAGCAAAGAATTATATCAAATCTGAAATGAATGGCGAACAAGCTATTTTTAAAAAGGTAGCTTTTGAGAATGTGTATCCGCTTTATGGGCAAATAGATATTAAAAGATCATCGGAGGCACGTAACTTAGCAACGCAACAAGATTTAACACTTCAATTAAAAGCCATTAAAAAGATATTTAAAAACGCTTTGGAGATTGAAGGGTTGCCAATTTATGAGCAATTTATATATCAAACGGGAAATTATTTAAAAGCCATAGAAAATAATTTTCAGGTAGATAGTGAGCAACAAATCTCTGAGTTTTTCAAGCAAGACATAGAGCCTATTCTTAAACATCTATATTCCGTAGATGAGTTAAAAGGGCAGATTGATGCTTATTTTGAAAGTATTGATGATAAAGTAAATATGCTTTACCGACATAGAAAGGAGTATGATGATACCATTGCCTTAATTAATAAGGAGATGGCGGCACTTTTAGATACAAAACAAGTAGAAGCTCAGCTCATGTATCCGCATTATTTCGAACGTTATAAAACAGATGGTGTCGAGCATAATATGTACGTTGGAGAATCCATTACAAAAGAAGATAGCTTTAATCTTATCTATTTGTATAATTTACGTTTATGGCAATTACAGGTCATGTGCGAAATGGAAAACTCCTATTATCAAATGCAGTCGAAGTTTCCAGTATCGCTGGATGTGGCTTCAATGATATTGGTGTTTAATCAGCCATTAACTATAAGCTTTAGAATGGATGAAAAGCAATTCGATGTAGATGGTACGTACAATGCCCGTTACGAAATTGTAAAAAAACGAGTAGACAAAGCTTATATAAAGGGAACAACAGAGCGTGTTACCCAAAAAGGAAAAATAAGTATAGTATACTCTCAAAAACAAGACGAACGGGAGTACTTAAGATATATTAGATTTTTACAATCCAAACACTATTTAGATACCGATATAGAAATAGTAGAGCTTCAGGATTTACAGGCTGTTACCGGACTTAAAGCCATCCGTGTAAGTGTGCTATATCATAAAAATGAAGATGATAAAGCATTCTATACCTACGATGATTTAATGAAAGAGATCAAGGCTTAA
- a CDS encoding pentapeptide repeat-containing protein: MIENKDFENLNYSESPLERGEYEDCRFTNCDFVNADLSNISFTDCLFTDCHFSLTKIDYTILNDVSFSNCKLLGVHFNNCDDLFLSVSFDNCNLELSVFYNLTLKKTLFKDCNLTGVDFSETNLTGSTFQNCNLKNALFQNTILERANLKTAYNISLDPENNRMKHAKFSKENVSGLLGKYQINIS; this comes from the coding sequence TTGATTGAAAATAAAGATTTTGAAAATCTAAACTATTCAGAAAGCCCTTTAGAGCGAGGAGAATATGAAGATTGCAGGTTTACAAATTGTGATTTTGTAAATGCCGATTTATCAAACATATCTTTTACAGACTGCCTGTTTACTGATTGTCATTTTAGTTTAACCAAAATAGATTATACGATACTTAACGATGTTTCTTTTTCTAATTGTAAATTATTAGGTGTTCATTTTAACAACTGTGACGATCTATTTTTATCTGTGTCTTTTGATAATTGTAACTTGGAGCTATCTGTATTTTATAATTTAACATTGAAAAAAACGCTTTTTAAGGATTGTAATTTAACAGGTGTAGATTTTAGCGAAACGAACTTAACAGGTTCGACATTTCAAAATTGTAATTTAAAAAATGCTCTTTTTCAAAATACGATACTGGAACGCGCTAACTTAAAGACAGCTTATAATATATCGTTAGATCCCGAAAACAATAGAATGAAACATGCTAAGTTTTCAAAAGAGAATGTTTCAGGGTTACTTGGCAAGTATCAGATTAATATATCGTGA
- a CDS encoding Pycsar system effector family protein: MENLIIDAEKYVIQYLNENLDNKFVYHNLSHTQDVVKKTNELIEHIDLKETDKLHLILCAWFHDTGYAQSIENHEAESVKIASAFLKERNVPEDDIKRVCDLILATKMDYVPKNELEKIIRDADCAHIGGKRFSDLTELLRKEWELVCDKKLSEAEWLNMNIDFLAKEHRFYTNEASAKWDKTKSKNLSQLLKAQNKLKQDTTKLKHKKEELSFKKNKVALPERGVETMFRVTLKNHITLSNIADTKANILLSVNAIIVSLVLSNLVSKLDNASNQYLIVPTIIFVLFTVVSIILSILATRPNVTSGKFTKDDVANKKVNLLFFGNFHKMSLKDFEWAMGEMMQDKEYLYSSMKKDLYFLGLVLDKKYKILRLTYSVFMLGIIVSVISFAIAFQFYSGATSTL; encoded by the coding sequence ATGGAAAATCTAATTATTGATGCAGAGAAATATGTTATTCAATATTTAAACGAGAACCTTGATAACAAATTTGTTTACCATAATTTATCGCACACTCAAGATGTGGTAAAAAAGACCAATGAACTGATTGAGCATATTGACCTAAAAGAAACTGATAAGTTACATTTAATACTATGCGCCTGGTTTCATGATACAGGCTACGCCCAAAGTATTGAAAACCATGAAGCGGAAAGCGTAAAAATTGCAAGTGCTTTTTTAAAGGAACGTAACGTCCCAGAAGATGATATAAAACGTGTATGTGACTTGATTTTAGCAACCAAAATGGACTATGTGCCAAAAAATGAGTTGGAAAAAATAATCAGAGATGCCGATTGCGCCCACATTGGCGGTAAAAGATTTAGCGATCTTACGGAGCTACTTCGAAAGGAATGGGAACTTGTATGCGACAAGAAACTTAGTGAAGCAGAATGGTTGAACATGAACATTGACTTTTTGGCCAAGGAACACAGGTTTTATACGAATGAGGCTTCTGCTAAATGGGACAAAACTAAAAGCAAAAACCTCTCCCAATTATTAAAAGCTCAAAACAAATTAAAACAAGACACTACCAAACTGAAACATAAAAAAGAGGAATTAAGCTTTAAAAAGAATAAGGTAGCTCTACCAGAACGTGGTGTTGAAACTATGTTTAGGGTAACGCTTAAAAACCATATTACTTTAAGTAATATTGCCGATACGAAGGCTAATATTTTATTATCGGTTAATGCTATTATTGTGTCTTTAGTGCTTTCTAATTTGGTTTCTAAATTAGACAATGCTTCTAACCAATATTTAATTGTTCCCACCATTATTTTTGTATTGTTTACGGTTGTATCTATTATACTATCCATTTTAGCAACGCGCCCAAATGTAACTAGCGGTAAGTTTACTAAAGATGATGTAGCCAACAAAAAGGTGAACTTATTATTTTTTGGTAATTTCCATAAAATGAGCCTAAAAGATTTTGAATGGGCCATGGGTGAAATGATGCAGGATAAGGAATATCTTTATTCTTCTATGAAGAAAGACCTGTACTTTCTTGGATTGGTTTTAGATAAAAAATACAAAATACTTCGACTTACTTATAGTGTATTCATGCTAGGTATTATAGTGAGTGTTATTTCGTTTGCTATAGCTTTTCAATTTTACTCGGGAGCGACTTCTACGTTATAA
- the msrB gene encoding peptide-methionine (R)-S-oxide reductase MsrB: MLTWKEVINFSVNGNPTPDRRVERTDKEWSAQLTPEQFRITRKKGTERAHSGALCTTHDAGKYNCVCCNTPLFDSTIKFSSGTGWPSFTQPIKENAIKYERDTSYGMVRVEVMCNTCDAHLGHVFPDGPEPSGLRYCINSESMQLEKE; encoded by the coding sequence ATGCTAACCTGGAAAGAAGTCATCAATTTTTCTGTAAACGGAAACCCTACTCCAGATAGACGAGTTGAAAGAACAGATAAAGAATGGAGCGCTCAATTAACCCCGGAACAATTTAGAATTACCAGAAAGAAAGGCACCGAACGCGCCCATAGTGGAGCACTTTGTACTACACACGATGCAGGTAAATATAATTGCGTGTGCTGTAATACCCCTCTGTTCGATTCTACAATTAAATTTAGTTCAGGAACTGGTTGGCCCAGTTTTACACAGCCCATTAAAGAAAACGCTATAAAGTACGAAAGAGATACCTCTTATGGAATGGTACGCGTTGAGGTAATGTGCAATACTTGCGATGCGCATTTAGGGCACGTGTTCCCCGACGGACCAGAACCCAGTGGATTGCGTTATTGCATAAATTCGGAATCCATGCAATTAGAAAAAGAATAA
- the msrA gene encoding peptide-methionine (S)-S-oxide reductase MsrA — protein sequence MTNKNIQIATFGGGCFWCTEAVFLEVKGVEKVVSGYSGGNVPGHPTYREICSGLTGHAEVVQVTFDANIISYEDILIIFMTTHDPTTLNQQGADKGTQYRSVIYYHNEKQKEIAEVVLKEVAPYYENPIVTEITALDKFYEAEDYHQNYYRNNKEQGYCNFVITPKLAKLRKLHADKLK from the coding sequence ATGACAAATAAAAATATACAAATAGCCACATTTGGCGGCGGTTGTTTTTGGTGTACAGAAGCAGTATTCTTAGAGGTAAAAGGTGTAGAAAAAGTAGTTTCAGGATATTCTGGTGGAAATGTTCCCGGGCATCCAACCTACAGAGAGATCTGTTCTGGTTTAACAGGACATGCAGAAGTTGTACAGGTTACGTTTGATGCCAATATCATTTCTTATGAAGATATCCTAATTATTTTCATGACCACTCACGATCCCACAACTTTAAATCAACAAGGTGCAGATAAAGGCACCCAATACAGATCGGTGATTTATTATCATAACGAAAAACAAAAAGAAATAGCAGAGGTTGTTTTAAAAGAAGTGGCACCTTATTATGAAAACCCTATTGTTACCGAAATTACTGCTTTAGATAAGTTTTACGAAGCAGAAGACTATCACCAAAACTATTACAGAAATAATAAGGAACAAGGCTATTGCAACTTTGTAATTACCCCAAAATTGGCAAAACTACGAAAGCTTCATGCGGACAAACTAAAGTAA
- a CDS encoding peptide-methionine (S)-S-oxide reductase, which yields MNNKLNKIVLGGGCHWCTEAVFQSLIGVDKVEQGYVASINENNNFSEAVIVHFNSELMPLKTLIEVHLYTHKSTSNHSMRSKYRSAVYTFSESQMEESENIIKGFQEDFENKLITKIYPFQSFKPSREAIQNYYQKDPNKPFCKTFIAPKLRFLLQRFSHQVNPSKVRHVEATTV from the coding sequence ATGAACAATAAGCTTAATAAAATAGTATTAGGAGGTGGTTGTCATTGGTGTACAGAAGCGGTATTTCAATCATTAATAGGTGTTGATAAGGTAGAGCAGGGTTATGTAGCTTCAATTAATGAAAACAACAATTTCTCCGAAGCGGTTATAGTCCATTTTAATTCAGAACTCATGCCGTTAAAAACGCTTATAGAAGTTCACCTATATACTCATAAAAGTACAAGCAACCATTCTATGAGAAGTAAATATAGGTCTGCCGTTTATACATTTTCAGAATCACAAATGGAGGAATCGGAAAATATCATTAAAGGCTTTCAGGAAGATTTTGAAAATAAATTAATCACGAAGATTTACCCTTTTCAATCCTTTAAACCTTCAAGAGAAGCCATTCAAAATTATTACCAAAAAGATCCTAATAAACCTTTTTGCAAAACATTTATAGCTCCTAAGCTAAGGTTCCTGTTACAAAGGTTTTCCCATCAGGTTAATCCGAGTAAAGTAAGACATGTAGAAGCGACTACAGTATAA
- a CDS encoding bifunctional alpha/beta hydrolase/OsmC family protein, protein MKSSKLQIQNNKGLKLQAYLELPANQKPNYYAIFAHCFTCTSSLSAVKNISRALTNYGFGVVRFDFTGLGRSEGEFAESHFSANVDDLIAVSHYMNSNYEAPSLLVGHSLGGAAVLSAASQLENIKAVATIGAPATVSHVKHLFSHGIEDVREKGEVEVNIGGRPFKIDKDFVEDFDKTDLPTIVKQLRKPLLILHAPTDTVVGIKNAEQLYHNAHHPKSFVTLDNADHLLSNSKDSQYAGNVIGTWVQRYFEPKENKMLETKGEQLVGHLNLIEDNFTTSIQTKNHTMIADEPASIGGDDFGPSPYEYLNAGLVACTAMTLKMYAQRKQWDLQEVFVYVTHSRKHSDDLGLEIEKPTYLDHISKKLKFVGNLDETQKQRLKEIASKCPVHKTIASEVVFNTTIIND, encoded by the coding sequence ATGAAAAGTTCGAAATTACAGATACAAAATAATAAAGGTTTGAAGCTTCAAGCGTATTTGGAGTTGCCAGCAAATCAAAAACCAAATTATTACGCCATTTTTGCGCACTGTTTTACATGCACAAGTTCGCTAAGTGCCGTGAAAAATATTAGCAGGGCATTAACCAATTATGGGTTTGGCGTTGTTAGGTTCGATTTTACAGGTTTAGGAAGAAGCGAGGGCGAGTTTGCCGAGAGTCATTTTTCTGCCAATGTAGACGATTTAATAGCGGTGAGTCATTATATGAATTCTAATTACGAAGCACCATCCCTATTAGTCGGTCATTCACTTGGCGGGGCAGCAGTGCTTTCGGCTGCATCCCAATTAGAAAATATCAAAGCCGTTGCAACTATTGGGGCACCAGCTACAGTAAGCCACGTAAAACATCTATTCTCTCATGGCATTGAAGACGTAAGAGAAAAAGGAGAGGTAGAAGTTAATATTGGAGGTCGCCCTTTTAAAATTGATAAGGATTTTGTTGAAGATTTCGATAAAACAGACTTACCTACCATTGTAAAGCAATTACGTAAGCCATTATTAATTTTACATGCACCTACAGATACTGTAGTTGGTATAAAAAATGCAGAGCAGTTATATCATAATGCACATCACCCCAAAAGTTTTGTAACGCTCGATAATGCAGACCATTTATTGTCCAATTCAAAAGATAGTCAATATGCCGGTAATGTAATTGGAACTTGGGTTCAGCGTTATTTTGAGCCCAAAGAGAATAAAATGTTAGAAACCAAAGGCGAGCAATTAGTAGGGCATTTAAATTTGATTGAAGATAATTTTACAACCTCAATTCAAACTAAAAACCATACTATGATTGCAGATGAGCCTGCTTCTATTGGGGGAGACGATTTTGGGCCTTCACCTTACGAGTACCTTAATGCCGGATTGGTAGCCTGTACTGCTATGACCTTAAAAATGTATGCACAACGTAAACAATGGGATTTGCAAGAAGTGTTTGTATATGTAACGCATTCCAGAAAGCATAGTGACGATTTAGGTTTGGAAATAGAAAAACCAACTTATTTAGACCATATTAGCAAAAAATTGAAGTTTGTTGGTAATTTAGATGAGACACAAAAACAGCGTTTAAAAGAAATAGCATCAAAATGCCCGGTACATAAGACTATTGCAAGTGAAGTCGTTTTTAATACAACCATTATAAATGATTAA